A genomic segment from Candidatus Viadribacter manganicus encodes:
- a CDS encoding GFA family protein — protein sequence MLVGSCLCGSVRYECGDLASPIGLCHCRTCQKAHSSAYAPTARADRANFKWTAGADIVSAFESTPGKSRWFCPKCGTHLMAEWKDQDQVIVRIGSLDTALEEKPVVHIWMSHASPMIEAPPGIPTFPEGVPPQRR from the coding sequence ATGCTTGTCGGCAGCTGCTTGTGCGGCAGCGTAAGATACGAGTGCGGTGACTTGGCTTCCCCGATCGGTCTTTGCCACTGCCGTACCTGCCAAAAGGCGCATTCCAGCGCCTATGCGCCTACAGCGCGTGCGGATCGCGCGAACTTCAAATGGACGGCGGGTGCTGACATCGTCTCGGCCTTCGAGAGCACGCCCGGTAAAAGTCGTTGGTTCTGCCCCAAGTGCGGAACCCATCTCATGGCCGAGTGGAAAGATCAGGATCAAGTGATTGTCCGGATCGGTTCGCTCGACACGGCTCTTGAGGAAAAACCGGTCGTCCATATCTGGATGTCTCATGCCTCACCGATGATTGAAGCGCCGCCCGGCATCCCAACCTTCCCAGAAGGTGTACCGCCTCAGCGCAGATAA